The genomic DNA GGGGTTGTCATCGTTGATGAACGACGTGAACGTGGAGGCGCCGATCAGGTCGCCGGCTGCAGCGAAGATCGTGTTCGGGTTGGCCTCGCGGAACTGCTTGACCGCACCGGCCATGACGGCGGCACCGGCCGCGGTGCCATCCGCCTCGATACGACCGTGGAAGTCGTTCATCGTGACGACGTCGATGCTCACGGGCGGGAGGTCGCTCGAGACGCCGACGACGATCGGGTCGTGGTCGCTGGAGCGGAACGGCGTTCCCGTCTCGGTGGCCGCGTACGCGAAGCCGCGGTCGCTCCACTCCGGCGAGTTGATGCCCCATACACCGGCACCCGTGATGGATGCCGACAGCTCAGGCGACGCGATGACGTGGTCGAGCGAGCCGAGCTCGCCGTCGAACGAGTACGTGTACTGGCCCGACGCCTTGTCGGCGACGAGGTCGCTCCAGCCCGCCGACGTGAACACGTCGATCGGGTCTTCCTTGCCGTAGGCGTTGAAGTCACCGATCAGCAGCAGGTCATCGCTGCCCGACGTCGACTTCAGCTCCTCGGTGAAGGCGAGCAGCGACTGCGCCTGCTCGACGCGGTCCGCGTTGAAGAATCCCTGCCCGTCGGCCGGCTCCGAGGTGCCGTCCTTCGGATCGGACTTCGACTTGAAATGGTTCGCGACGACCGTGACGACACGGCCGTCGATGTCGAACGCCTGGGCGATGGGCTCGCGGGCGTTGCCCCACACCGACTCATCGATGACGGTCGCGCTGTCGCCCTTCAGGGTGACCGCGTCCTTCTTGTAGATGATGGCGTTGGTGATGTAGTCGGTCGTCGCCGCGTCGCTGAGCGCCGCGGGGGTGGGAACGTACGCCCAGACCTCGCTGCCGGCCGCAGCGTTCAGGCCGGCGACCAGATCGGCGAGCGCCGAATCGATCGGCTTGCCGAGCTTGACCGAGTTCTCGATCTCCATGAGCGCGACGATCTCGGCATCCAGCCCGTTGATCGCCGAGACGATCTTGGACTTCTGGATGGCGAACTGCTCAGCGTTCGCTGCCCCGCGGGCATCCGGGTTCTCGGTCTTCAGCGTCGTGAAGTAGTTGTAGACGTTGAAGGACGCGACCTGTGCATCGCCGCCCACCTCCGGGGCGGATGCGGTACGCGGGTTCGTCGATGCGAAACCCACCTTCAGATCTGCCGGGGAGGCGTCGTCGATCGGCACCACCGGCTGCAGGCGCCAGTCGTCGAAGCCCCACTGGAGGACGTAGCCGTTGTCGCCGAATTCGACGGTGTCGCCGCTGCGGACGACCTCGTCCTTCGTGAAGTAGGGCTGCTCACCCGGGTGGTTCTTGTTGGTGACCTGCAGCGACCAGCCGTCATCGAGGAAGATGCGGTTCGCGCGGTTCTCCGCGGCGATCGCCGCCGCCTCGCCGCCCGGACGCGTCGTCTCGGTGCTCTTGACGTTCAGGTCGGCGCCGGCGTTCAGCCAGAGCGCGCCGAAGTTGTAGAGCTGGTGGCTGGAGGCCAGGCGGTAGGTGCCGGCCGGAGCCACGTACATGTTCTCGTACTGTTCGCGGTCTGCGCCGAGCACGGTGTCGGGCAGCGGCGTCGCGGCGGGCACGCCTGCGCCGGCGGTGACGACCTCGATGCCCTCGATCGCTGCCGGGCTGACCTGGGTCTGGCCGAAGTACTCGCTCACGGCACCGGTCACCGAGACGAGGTCGCCGATGTTGAGCGCAGGTGCGAGCGCGTTCAGGAACACGAAGATGCCGTCGGACGCGCCGGGCGTGGCATCCGTGGCACCGCCGGCGCCCTGCGTCTGGATGACGATGCCCTTGTAGCCGCCGGTGCGATAGTCGGCGGTGACGACGCCCTCGATCGTGACGGTCTGCCCGGTGAGCGGGGAGACGTCAGTAGTGCCCTGCACCTCGGCGATCGTGTGCGTCGCCGGGGTCGCGGCAAGCGGGGCGACCGGGGCGGCCTCTTGCGGCACGACCTCTTCGGCCACCTTCGCGTCGGGAGCCGGGGTGTCCTCGTCGGGGACCTCGGCATCCGGCGCGGGGGTCTCCGGAGCTGCCGTCTCGGCGGTCGCGTCCTCCGGGGCCGGGGTCGTCGGCGCCGAAGTCTCCGTCGTGGAGACGGCCGGCGCATCGACGGGCTGCTCGACCGCGAGCGCCGGGGCGGCGCTCATCGGGCCGATGACGAGAGCGACTGCCGTGGTCAGGGCGAAAGCGCCTGCACGCCCCCGCTTCCGGTTCACGGATGATTCGAGGCCCTTGCGGGCATCGTCGGGGACAAGCATCATTCGGGTGGTCTCCTCGACATTGCAGACGGAAACGGCGGCTCTCATGAAGCGCCGTCGCGATGCGCACCGGACTCCCAGCGCACACACATGTTAGGGAGCATACGGAGCAGCAGGGACATCCTCAACGGTGTTTGCCTATTCGTCACCTGGCGCTCACCCGATCGCACAAATCGTTCGGAGGAAGCACACAATTGGCCGCTCAGGTGCGCAAAACGGTGTGCGCGATTGCGCGGATCGTCAGGCGGATGCCGCGCCAGCGGCATCCTCGAAGTCCTCGACCTCGCGCTCCCAGGCGTCCTTGGCGAGCCGGTACCAGAGGTAGAAGGCGAAGCCGGCGAAGATCGCCCACTCGGCGGCATAGAAGATGTTCAGCCAGTTGACCGGAGAGCTCTCGTCGGGCGCCGGCGACGCGATGTCGACGAGTCCGTCCGGGGCCTCCGCGGCGGCGAGGTAGGGCCGGTAGACATCGAGCTGTTCGATGTCATGCCATCGACTGAGAAGCATCGCCGTCGACATCCGATTCATCTGGGACGGGTCGTCGCGCGGCGGCACGACCGCGCCCTCATCGGAGATGATGCGTCCGATGATCGCTGTTTCGGTGCCGGTGGCATCTGCGTTCAGTGCCTCGACGGCGGCATCGGCCGTCTCGCGGTCGGGAGCCCACCCCAGCGCGACGGCGATCGAGGTGCGCTCAGCCACCCGCAGCTGGCCGGTCACCCAGAAGCCCTCGACGTCGTCGTTGAAACGCTGAGACACGACGAGGAAGTCGTCGGAGACCCACGTCCCCTCCGTGGAAACCCGCTGACCGACCTGCGGCTCCGGCAGGTACTCGCCGACGGCCACGACGTCGGTGAGCGGCAGCACTTCCTCGGTCGCACCGGGTACCGGCGGGTCGCTGTCGATGGCTCGGCCCAACTGCCATTGCCCGAGCCAGGCGAACACCCCGGCGACGAGCAGGCACAGCACGAGCATCCCGATCCAACGACCGCGGAGCATCACCTCACGCAGGGTGGGCGGGAACAGCAATGGCGACGTCACGATGGAGTGCGCGACCCTCAGGCCTCGTACGGGGCGAGCACGACCTCGACCCGCTGGAACTCCTTGAGGTCGGAATAGCCCGTGGTCGCCATCGACTTGCGCAGCGCACCGATGAGGTTCGCCGTGCCGTCCGCGACGGGAGCCGGCCCGTACAGGACCTCCTCGAGCGTTCCGATGCCCTCGACGGCGACACGGTGGCCCCGCGGAAGCTTCGGGTGGTGCGCCTCGGGTCCCCAGTGGAATCCGCGCCCCGGTGCGTCGGTGGCTCGTGCGAGCGCAACGCCCAGCATGACGGCATCCGCGCCCATGGCGAGCGCCTTGACGATGTCGCCCGAGGTACCGACGCCGCCATCGGCGATCACGTGCACATAGCGTCCGCCGGACTCGTCGAGGTAGTCGCGGCGCGCGGCGGCGACATCGGAGACGGCAGTGGCCATCGGCGCGTGGATGCCGAGGGTGGCGCGCGTCGTCGAGGCCGCTCCCCCGCCGAAGCCGACGAGCACGCCAGCGGCACCGGTGCGCATGAGGTGCAGGGCCGCCGTGTAGGTGGCGGCGCCGCCGACGATGACGGGAACGTCGAGGTCGTAGATGAACTTCTTGAGGTTCAGCGGCTCGGCGACACTGGAGACGTGCTCGGCCGACACCGTGGTGCCGCGGATCACGAACAGGTCGACGCCGGCGGCGGCGACGGTGTCGTAGAACTCCTGGGTGCGCTGCGGGGTGAGCGATCCGGCGACCGTGACGCCGCCTTCGCGGATCTCGGCGAGACGGCGCGTGATGAGTTCGGGCTTGATGGGCTCGGAGTACAGCTCCTGCATCCGCACCGTCGCCTTCTCATCGCTGAGACCGGCGATCTCCGCGAGCAGCGGCTCCGGGTTCTCGTAGCGGGTCCACAGGCCCTCGAGATCGAGGACGCCGAGGCCGCCGAGCTGCCCGAGCATGATCGCCGTCTGCGGGCTCACCACGGAGTCCATCGGGGCGCCCAGCACCGGGATCTCGAAGCCGAAGGCGTCGATGGTCCATGCGGTCGAGACATCCTCGGGGTTGCGCGTGCGCCGTGACGGCACCACCGCGATGTCGTCGAACGTGTACGCACGACGCGCACGCTTTCCTCGGCCGAGCTCGATCTCCATGGTCACCCCTCCAGACTACCGGGCACCGGCCGCGGCATCGGCTTCCGGCTCAGCGCACCCGAGCAACGCGCTTCTCATCCCAGACCGGCACGTCCGATTCATAGACCTCGCCGTCGGAGCCGAAGACGAGGAATCGATCGAACGACCGCGCGAACCAGCGATCGTGGGTGACGGCGAGCACTGTTCCTTCGAACCGCGAGAGCGCGTCTTCGAGCGCCTCGGCGGATTCGATGTCGAGGTTGTCCGTCGGCTCGTCGAGCAGCAGCAGCGTGGACCCTGCGAGCTCGAGCAGCAGCACCTGGAACCTCGCCTGCTGACCACCGGAGAGCGACTCGAAGGTCTGCTGCGCCTGACGGACGAGACCGTAGCGGTCCAGCGCCGAGCTCGCGGCATCCCTCGGCATCCCGGCGCGCCGATCGTCGCCGCGGTGCAGGATCTCGAGCAGCGTGCGTCCGATGAATTCCGGATGCGCATGCGTCTGGGCGAACAGCCCAGGCACGACGCGGGCACCGAGCACGGCACGTCCGGTATGCGAGACCTCGCTCAACTGCTCACCGGTCGACGTGACGTGCCCCAGCGTCGAATCCGGGTCGCTGCCGCCGCGGGCGAGCAGTCGCAGGAAGTGCGATTTCCCCGAGCCGTTCGAGCCGAGCACACCGACTCGATCCCCGTACCAGACCTCGGCGTCGAAAGCCCTCATCAGACCAGCCAGCTCCAGGCCGGTGGCCACGACCGCGCGCTTGCCGGTTCGTGCCCCGCGCAGACGCATGTCGAACTCCTGAGCCGGCGGCCTCTCCTCGGGCGGGCCGGCTTCCTCGAACTTCCGCAGCCGGGTCTGAGCGGCCTGGTAGCGCGAGGCGAAACCGTCGTTCGCGGATGCCTTCACCTTGAGGTTCGCGACGAGGATCCGCAGTTTCTCATGCTGCTCGTCCCATCGCCGGCGCAACTCGTCGAGCCGGTCCATCCGGTCGATGCGCGCCTGGTGGTAGGTGGCGAAGCCGCCACCGTGCACCCAGGCGGTGGCACCCGCACCGCCCGGTTCGAGGGTGATCAGGCGATCGGCCGCCCTCGCCAGCAGCTCCCGGTCGTGCGAGACCAGGAGCACCGTCTTCGGCGTCTGACGCAGCTGTTCCTCGAGCCAGCGCTTGCCCGGTACGTCGAGATAATTGTCCGGCTCGTCGAGCAGCAGCACCTCGTCGGGTCCGCGCAGCAGCGCCTCCAGCGCGAGCCGCTTCTGCTCCCCGCCGGAGAGCGAGGTGAGTTCGCGGTACCGCGCCCGTTCGTACGGCACGCCGAGGGCGGAGACGGTGCACTGATCCCAGACGGTCTCGTGCTCGTAACCACCGGCATCCGCGTACTCGGAGATCGCCGAGGCGTACGCCATCTGCGTGTCGTGCTCATCGCGCTCGATGAGTGCGTTCTCGGCAGCCTCCAGCGCCTCAGCCGCCGCTCGGATCCGCCGGGGCGCGACCCGGACCAGGAGTTCCTGCACGGTCTGCCCCGGCTCGCCGTGTCCGACGAACTGGTCCATGACGCCGAGGCCGCCGTCGATCGTGACGACTCCCCCGTCGGGAGCCAGATCGCCACGCACGATCCGCAGCAGCGTCGTCTTGCCGGCGCCGTTCGGTCCGATGAGCGCGCTCGTCGAGCCGGCACCCACCCGGAACGTCACCTCATCGAGCAGTGGTCTGCCATCCGGCAGCGTCAGCGAAACGCTGGAAACATCGATATACCCCACGAGCGTGGCCGTCCTTCCGCCCGTGTACCGAGCCGACCAGGCTATCAGCTGCGAGCCGGACACGCGTCCGTTGCTCGTCTCGCCCCGAGCCGGGAGAAATCCCGAGGAGAGGGCGATCCTCGCGGGCTCGTCCTGTCCTCGGGATTTTTCCTGTCGTGCGGATGCTCAGACGAGCACTCCCGAGGTCGGAACCGGGTTCGCGAACAGGTCGAGCACCGGGCAGTGCGCGTCGACGACCTGGCGGAGGTTCTCGTACTGCTGCTCGGTGTCGGGACCGGTGATGGCGACCGCCACCCGGACATCGTGGAATCCGGCGCGCCCGGACTCGTCGATCCCGAAGAGCTTGCGCACATCGAGGTCGCCTTCCGCGGTGATCTCGATCTCGTCGATCGTGAGGCCGAGCGCCTGTGCGTAGAGGCGGAACACCACGACCTGGCACGAGACGAGGGCGCCGAGGGCGTACTCGACGGGGCTGGCCGCGAGGTCATCGCCCGCGAGGCCAGCGGGCTCGTCGACGAGGAAGCGGTGCTTGCCCGCACGGATCTCGGTCGCGACCGCACCGATGCCACGGCCGGTGACCTTGTAGGTGAGTCCAGCGGTGCCGGGATCAGCAGCGATGCGCTCGTTCCATGCCGTTCCGGCTTCGGTGAGCCGCGCGGCTCGCTCCTCGGGGGTGACGTCGATGATGGTTTCGATCTGTTCCTGGATGAGAGTCATGACGCGACCGTAAACGAGCGCGGCCCGTCTTCGACGGGGGCACTGTCACCGACCGTCATCGTGCGTTGCAGACCGTCATCCCACGTCGCGGGCCGTCATACGCTCGTCGTCTAGGACGCAGCGCGAGCAGCCCGTTTCTCCTGCTGAAAGACGCGGATGGCCTCGTAACGGTCGGCAGAACGCGCCTGGCGCTTGGCCGCTTCGTCTTCGCGATTCTTCGGCGGAGCGGAGGTGACGAGGCCGTCGAGGAGGCGACGGGTCGCCTGTGCGATCTCGGCGACGGCTCTGTCGAACGTCTCCTGATTGGCCCGCGAAGGGCTGGTGGTTCCGGCGATCTTGCGCACGAACTGCAAGGCCGCGTCATCGCACTCCTCGTCGGTCGCGGCGGGCTCCAGATTGTTCAGCGGGACGATGTTTCGGCACATACCGGCACGGTACGCCGAACCCCGGACACGCGAAAGGGGGCGGATGCCGCAGCATCCGCCCCCGTTCGTCGAGCCCTACTTCTTGTAGTTGGGCGCCTCGACGACGATCTGCACGTCGTGCGGGTGGGACTCCTTGAGTCCTGCCGCCGTGATGCGCACGAACTTGCCACGCTGCTTGAGCTCCTCGATCGTGCGAGCCCCGACGTAGAACATCGACTGCCGGAGTCCGCCGACGAGCTGGTACGCGACGGCGCCCAGCGGGCCACGGTACGGCACCTGCCCCTCGATGCCCTCGGGGATGAGCTTGTCGTCGTTGGGGACGTCGGCCTGGAAGTAACGGTCCTTCGAGTACGACGTCTGCTTGCCACGGGTCTGCATCGCACCGAGCGATCCCATGCCGCGGTACTGCTTGAACTGCTTGCCCGACTGGAAGACGATCTCGCCCGGCGACTCGTCGGTGCCGGCGAGAAGCGAGCCGAGCATCACCGCGTCAGCACCGGCGACGAGCGCCTTGGCGATGTCGCCGGAGTACTGCAGGCCTCCGTCGGCGATCACCGGGATGCCCGCTGGGCGCGCCGCGAGCGATGCCTCGTACACGGCGGTGACCTGCGGCACGCCGACGCCGGCCACGACGCGGGTGGTGCAGATCGATCCGGGGCCGACGCCGACCTTGACGGCATCCACACCCGCGTCGATCAGCGCCTGCGCGCCCTCACGGGTTGCGACATTGCCGCCGATGATGTCGATGTGGGCGAACGACTCGTCGGCCTTCAGCCGGCGGACGAGATCGATGACGCCCTGGGACTGCCCGTTCGCGGTGTCGACCACGAGCACGTCGACGCCGGCATCGCGCAGCGCCTCGGCGCGCTCCCACGCGTCGCCGAAGAAGCCGATCGCCGCTCCGACACGCAGTCGGCCCTGGTCGTCCTTGGTGGCGAGCGGGTACTTCTCGCTCTTGTCGAAGTCCTTGATGGTGATGAGTCCGGCGAGCTTGCCGTTCTCGTCGATGAGCGGCAGCTTCTCGACCCGGTGCTTCGCGAACAGCGCGATGACCTCGCCGGCGGCGACGCCGACCTTCGCGGTCACGAGGTTCTCCGAGGTCATCACGTCCTTCACGAACGTGGTCTGGCGCTCGAAGCCAGAGACGAAACGCATGTCGCGGTTCGTGATGATTCCGAGCAGACGCCCATCGGCGTCGACGACGGGGAGGCCGGAGATACGGTACTGCGCGCACAGGGCGTCGACCTCTTCGACGGTGGCGTCCGGGTTCGTTGTGATCGGGTCGGTGATCATGCCCGATTCGCTGCGCTTGACCCGGTCGACCTGCGACGCCTGGTCGGCGATCGAGAGGTTGCGGTGCAGGATGCCGATGCCGCCTTCACGGGCCATCGCGATCGCCATGCGCGCCTCGGTGACGGTGTCCATCGCGCTGGAGAGCAGCGGTGTGGCGACCGAGATGCGGCGGGTGACCCGCGAGGAAGTGTCCGCCTCGCTGGGGATGACGTCGGTGTGCCCCGGCAGGAGCAGCACGTCGTCATAGGTCAATCCGACGAAGCCGAAGGGGTCGGGCTGGTCCATGGAAGCTCCTCCTGCGCGCGTGGCGCGAATCCGAGTACGTGTACGGGGCGGTCGACGTCGGCCGGTGCGGGCCGAAACCCCTATGCAGATTCTAAGCGAGACACGCCCGAGAACATTCCCTGAGCGGCGTCACGAGCCCTCGCCCGGCCCCGGAGGTAGGAGATTCGCGAATCGCGCACTACGCTCAAGTGCGTCGTCCATCGATGCGGCGCATACCCGATGCCGCAGAGACAGCACTCACAGTGGAGGTTGCGTGGGACCCACAACGATCGCCGTCCGGCGAACGCGAACCATATTGGTCGCGTTCCTCGGAATTCTGATCGCGCTGAGCGCGATCTTGATGCAGCCACCGGCACCCGCATCAGCCGACACCACCGATGACGGCCAGGAGATCACCGACTTCTACTTCGCCGGGGTGATCACCTTCGACGACGAACCTGTCGAAGGCGTCGCCATGACGATCGAAGGCAACGGTTTCAAGGGCGAGACCGAGACTGACGCCGAAGGCAAATGGCGTCTGTACGTGCCGGAGAAAGAGGAGTACACGCTCAGCCTCGATGAGTCGACACTTCCCGACGGCGTGATCGTCGAGGGCGACTCGGCCTCGCAGAAGGTCGAGTTCGGCCTCACCGGCACGAAGATCGTGAACCTGTTCCTCGGCGAGGGGGTGCGCGAGACGACGTCGTTCATCGACCAGCTGCTGTCGCGTCTCGTCGGCGGGCTGAACTTCGGTCTTCTTCTCGCGCTGGCCTCCATGGGCGCGGCGCTCATCTACGGCACCACGCGGTTGTCGAACTTCGCCCACGCGGAGATGGTCACCTGGGGCGGCCTGGTGGCGCTGCTGTTCACCTCGTTCTGGCACCTTCCGCTCTGGCTCGGACTCATCGCCGCGGTCATCGGCGGCGGGCTGTTCGGCTGGGCGCTGGATGCCGGAATCTGGCGCCCGCTGCGCCATCGCGGCCTCGGCGTCGTTCAGCTCATGATCGTGAGCATCGGCCTGTCTCTCGCCCTGCGCTACGCATTCCAGTTCGTCATCGGCGGCGGCACCATGCAGCTGCCGGGCGCGAGCCCCACCCCCATCCAGTTCGGACCGGTCTCGCTGTCCTACATCGACCTCGTCTCGATGGGCCTGAGCATCGTCGTCATCCTCTTCGTCGCCTACTTCCTCACCCGCACGCGGGTCGGAAAGGCGACCAGGGCCATCTCGGACAACCCCCAGCTCGCGGCGGCGTCCGGCATCGACGTCGATCGGGTCATCCGCACCGTCTGGATCCTCGCGGGTGTGCTCGCCGCGATCTCCGGTGTGCTCTGGGCCTATTTCCGCCCCGGTGTGAAGTGGGACATGGGCATGCAGATGCTGCTCCTGATCTTCGCTGCGATCACTCTCGGCGGCCTCGGCACTGCCTTCGGCGCCCTCCTCGGATCTCTGATCGTCGGGATGGCCGTTGAGGTCTCGACGCTCTGGATCCCCTCCGACTTGAAATACGCGAGCGCTCTGGTGGTGCTCATCCTCATCCTCTTGGTGAGACCGCAAGGGCTGCTCGGACGCAGGGAAAGGCTGGGCTGACGCATGGACTTCGGAAGCATCTTCGGCAATACAGCCGCGTACCTGTTCAGCCCTGTCACGATCGCCTACGCACTGGCCGCGACCGGCCTCGCCGTGCACTTCGGATACGCAGGTCTGCTCAACTTCGGCATGGCGGCGTTCATGGCGGTCGGCGGCTACGGCTACGCGATCTCCGTTCTCTCGTTCGGGCTCCCCTGGTGGTTCGGCATGATCATCGGGCTGCTGGGCGGTGCGCTCTTCGCCGTCCTCCTCGGCATCCCCACGCTGCGTCTGAGAGCCGACTATCTCGCCATCGCGACGATCGCCGCCGGTGAGATCGTCCGTCTTCTGTTCACCACCCAGGTGTTCGACGAATGGACGAACTCGGCCGACGGCCTGGCCGGGTACCACTCGGGTTTCCGTGACGCGAACCCGTTCCCGCCCGGGACATACGGATTCGGCCCGTGGACGTACAACGAGGGTGATCTGTGGAACCGCGTGTTCGGCCTGATCCTGCTCGGCGTCGCCGTCCTGCTGGTCTGGATGCTGATGCGCAGCCCGTGGGGCCGCGTACTCAAGGGCATCCGCGAAGACGAGGACGCCGTCCGCTCGCTGGGAAAGAACGTCTTCGCCTACAAGATGCAGGCGCTCGTCGTCGGCGGCATGATCGGAGCGGCCGGAGGCATCGTGTTCGCCCTCCCCTCGGCGGTCGTCCCCAGCAGCTACACCACGTCGCTCACCTTCTTCCTGTGGACGATCCTGCTGCTCGGCGGCGCGGCCACCGTCTTCGGTCCGACCCTCGGCGCGGTGCTCTTCTGGCTCGTCTTCGCGTTCCTCGGCAACCTGCTGCCCGACATGGCTGCGGCGGGGCTGCTGCCGATGTCCGACAGCCAGGCGGGCACGATCCGCTTCGTGCTGGTCGGTGTCGCCCTCATGCTGCTGGTGATCTTCCGCCCGCAGGGCATCCTCGGAGACAAGAGGGAGATGACCTTTGTCAAGTGACCAGACCCCGGCCGCACCGTCGACCGGAAGCATCCGTCGCCCCAAGGCGACCGGCCTCGCCAAGGGGCCAGCCGCACCCGGCGTCGCCAAGGTCGACCCGATTCTGATCGCCGACGGCATCCAGCGCCGCTTCGGCGGCCTCACGGCGGTGGACGTCGACCACGTCGAGATCCCCCGCGGCGCGATCACCGCACTGATCGGGCCCAACGGCGCCGGCAAGACGACGCTGTTCAACCTGCTCTGCGGCTTCGACAAGCCCAACACAGGAACGTGGTCGTTCGACGGCAAGAATCTCGCCGGCATCCCCTCGTTCAAGGTCGCGCGAATGGGACAGGTACGCACCTTCCAGCTGACCAAGTCGCTGTCGCTGCTGACCGTGCTGGAGAACATGAAGCTCGGCGCCCCGCACCAGCGCGGCGAGGGCTTCTGGACGAGTCTGCTGCCGTTCATCTGGCGCAAGCAGGACACCGAGATCGAAGCCAAGGCGCGCGACCTGCTCGCCCGCTTCAAGCTCGACGCCAAGGAGAAGGACTTCGCCGCGTCGCTCTCCGGTGGGCAGCGCAAGCTCCTCGAGATGGCCCGGGCGCTGATGAGCGACCCGAATCTCGTCATGCTCGACGAGCCGATGGCCGGCGTCAACCCGGCCCTCACCCAGTCGCTGCTCGAGCACATCCTCGATCTCAAGGAGCAGGGCATGACCGTGCTCTTCGTCGAGCACGACATGCACATGGTCCGCCACATCGCCGACTGGGTCGTCGTGATGGCAGAGGGACGCGTCGTGGCTGAAGGGCCACCCGACGAGGTCATGGAAGATCCTGCCGTCGTCGATGCGTATCTCGGCGCTCACCAGGATCTCGATCTGGGCGCGGTCACGGGCAGGATCCCCGTCATCGAATCCGCGGCGGCCGAACGTCTGCGCCGCGAGATCGAGGCCGAGGCGCAGGCCGAGCTGGCCGGCGAGCAGCCATCGGCTCATGGCCCGGCCGAAGCGACCGCGGCCGAGCCGACCCGACCGACTGCGACCGATGAGGAGAAGGCATGAGCGACGACATCGTCGTGGAGATGAAGGATGTCCACGCCGGGTACCTCCCCGGTGTCAACATCCTCAACGGGGCGAACCTCGTCGCCCGCAAGGGCGAGCTGATCGGCATCATCGGACCGAACGGGGCCGGCAAGTCGACCCTGCTCAAGGCGATGTTCGGACTCGTGAACGTGCGCTCCGGTGAGGTCACCTTGAACGGCGAGAGCATCGTCGGGCTGAAGGCCGACAAGCTCGTCAAGCGCGGTGTGGCGTTCGTTCCGCAGACGAACAACGTCTTCCCGTCGCTCACGATCGAGGAGAACCTGCAGATGGGGTTGTACCAGAACCCCAAGATCTACGCGGAGCGGCTGGAGTTCGTCTCCAGCATCTTCGCGGAGCTGGGTACGCGCCTCAAGCAACGCGCCGGATCGCTGTCGGGCG from Microbacterium sp. LWO13-1.2 includes the following:
- a CDS encoding DUF2277 domain-containing protein — encoded protein: MCRNIVPLNNLEPAATDEECDDAALQFVRKIAGTTSPSRANQETFDRAVAEIAQATRRLLDGLVTSAPPKNREDEAAKRQARSADRYEAIRVFQQEKRAARAAS
- the guaB gene encoding IMP dehydrogenase yields the protein MDQPDPFGFVGLTYDDVLLLPGHTDVIPSEADTSSRVTRRISVATPLLSSAMDTVTEARMAIAMAREGGIGILHRNLSIADQASQVDRVKRSESGMITDPITTNPDATVEEVDALCAQYRISGLPVVDADGRLLGIITNRDMRFVSGFERQTTFVKDVMTSENLVTAKVGVAAGEVIALFAKHRVEKLPLIDENGKLAGLITIKDFDKSEKYPLATKDDQGRLRVGAAIGFFGDAWERAEALRDAGVDVLVVDTANGQSQGVIDLVRRLKADESFAHIDIIGGNVATREGAQALIDAGVDAVKVGVGPGSICTTRVVAGVGVPQVTAVYEASLAARPAGIPVIADGGLQYSGDIAKALVAGADAVMLGSLLAGTDESPGEIVFQSGKQFKQYRGMGSLGAMQTRGKQTSYSKDRYFQADVPNDDKLIPEGIEGQVPYRGPLGAVAYQLVGGLRQSMFYVGARTIEELKQRGKFVRITAAGLKESHPHDVQIVVEAPNYKK
- a CDS encoding branched-chain amino acid ABC transporter permease — protein: MQPPAPASADTTDDGQEITDFYFAGVITFDDEPVEGVAMTIEGNGFKGETETDAEGKWRLYVPEKEEYTLSLDESTLPDGVIVEGDSASQKVEFGLTGTKIVNLFLGEGVRETTSFIDQLLSRLVGGLNFGLLLALASMGAALIYGTTRLSNFAHAEMVTWGGLVALLFTSFWHLPLWLGLIAAVIGGGLFGWALDAGIWRPLRHRGLGVVQLMIVSIGLSLALRYAFQFVIGGGTMQLPGASPTPIQFGPVSLSYIDLVSMGLSIVVILFVAYFLTRTRVGKATRAISDNPQLAAASGIDVDRVIRTVWILAGVLAAISGVLWAYFRPGVKWDMGMQMLLLIFAAITLGGLGTAFGALLGSLIVGMAVEVSTLWIPSDLKYASALVVLILILLVRPQGLLGRRERLG
- a CDS encoding branched-chain amino acid ABC transporter permease; its protein translation is MDFGSIFGNTAAYLFSPVTIAYALAATGLAVHFGYAGLLNFGMAAFMAVGGYGYAISVLSFGLPWWFGMIIGLLGGALFAVLLGIPTLRLRADYLAIATIAAGEIVRLLFTTQVFDEWTNSADGLAGYHSGFRDANPFPPGTYGFGPWTYNEGDLWNRVFGLILLGVAVLLVWMLMRSPWGRVLKGIREDEDAVRSLGKNVFAYKMQALVVGGMIGAAGGIVFALPSAVVPSSYTTSLTFFLWTILLLGGAATVFGPTLGAVLFWLVFAFLGNLLPDMAAAGLLPMSDSQAGTIRFVLVGVALMLLVIFRPQGILGDKREMTFVK
- a CDS encoding ABC transporter ATP-binding protein, whose protein sequence is MSDDIVVEMKDVHAGYLPGVNILNGANLVARKGELIGIIGPNGAGKSTLLKAMFGLVNVRSGEVTLNGESIVGLKADKLVKRGVAFVPQTNNVFPSLTIEENLQMGLYQNPKIYAERLEFVSSIFAELGTRLKQRAGSLSGGERQMVAMSRALMMDPSVLLLDEPSAGLSPVRQDDAFIRVSDINKAGVTTIMVEQNARRCLQICDRGYVLDQGKDAYEGTGRELLNDPKVIGLYLGTLGTDAA
- a CDS encoding ATP-binding cassette domain-containing protein — its product is MRRPKATGLAKGPAAPGVAKVDPILIADGIQRRFGGLTAVDVDHVEIPRGAITALIGPNGAGKTTLFNLLCGFDKPNTGTWSFDGKNLAGIPSFKVARMGQVRTFQLTKSLSLLTVLENMKLGAPHQRGEGFWTSLLPFIWRKQDTEIEAKARDLLARFKLDAKEKDFAASLSGGQRKLLEMARALMSDPNLVMLDEPMAGVNPALTQSLLEHILDLKEQGMTVLFVEHDMHMVRHIADWVVVMAEGRVVAEGPPDEVMEDPAVVDAYLGAHQDLDLGAVTGRIPVIESAAAERLRREIEAEAQAELAGEQPSAHGPAEATAAEPTRPTATDEEKA